Proteins encoded together in one Triticum dicoccoides isolate Atlit2015 ecotype Zavitan chromosome 7B, WEW_v2.0, whole genome shotgun sequence window:
- the LOC119337956 gene encoding uncharacterized protein LOC119337956 isoform X1 — protein MHSSSPSSAAVAYSSSSPSHLSPADGFLCAVKEGVDEMIKHVANEPSLGLYFVQQHAQASMPILLDVKGKVTEKTREITLHTEDIEDSICAVRSMAEFGLPIADDMIKDINKSLKIMSKTQPKKGLIQNPIWGFQSDKSSEAWNDLDTTNGGSSKNYLSSMLNTAKQKASSLRWPQTDFAMNDAVSEKSVSSTAQESSQAEGHGASTPSDAERDEISISSRLLDTKNAATMNQSLSASDISHTAESYNKFKEEQELKLQEWLRESKEAEDNRG, from the exons ATGCacagctcctccccctcctccgccgccgtcgcGTATTCTTCCTCGTCTCCATCACACCTCTCCCCAGCAGACGGCTTCCTCTGCG CAGTGAAGGAGGGGGTCGACGAGATGATCAAGCACGTCGCTAATGAGCCCTCCCTCGGGCTCTACTTCGTCCAGCAGCACGCCCAGGCATCCATGCCCATCCTCCTTGACGTCAAG GGCAAGGTTACAGAAAAGACTCGTGAGATAACATTACACACTGAAGATATAGAGGATTCTATTTGCGCTGTGAGGTCCATGGCTGAGTTTGGACTTCCAATTGCTGATGATATGATAAAGGACATAAATAAATCTCTAAAGATAATGTCGAAGACCCAACCAAAGAAGGG GTTAATCCAGAACCCCATTTGGGGGTTCCAATCAGACAAAAGCTCAGAAGCATGGAACGACTTGGACACAACTAATGGTGGAAGTAGCAAGAACTATTTGTCTTCCATGTTGAACACCGCAAAGCAAAAGGCATCGAGTCTCAGATGGCCACAGACTGATTTCGCTATGAACGATGCCGTTAGTGAGAAGTCAGTGTCGTCTACAGCTCAAGAGTCATCACAAGCCGAAGGACATGGTGCGTCAACACCCTCAGATGCAGAAAGGGACGAAATCTCCATTTCAAGCCGTTTGTTGGATACTAAAAATGCAGCCACTATGAATCAGAGCCTATCTGCTTCTGATATCTCCCACACGGCGGAGAGCTACAACAAGTTCAAAGAGGAACAGGAACTGAAACTGCAAGAGTGGCTCAGGGAGTCGAAAGAAGCTGAAGATAATAGGGGTTGA
- the LOC119337956 gene encoding uncharacterized protein LOC119337956 isoform X2, whose translation MHSSSPSSAAVAYSSSSPSHLSPADGFLCVKEGVDEMIKHVANEPSLGLYFVQQHAQASMPILLDVKGKVTEKTREITLHTEDIEDSICAVRSMAEFGLPIADDMIKDINKSLKIMSKTQPKKGLIQNPIWGFQSDKSSEAWNDLDTTNGGSSKNYLSSMLNTAKQKASSLRWPQTDFAMNDAVSEKSVSSTAQESSQAEGHGASTPSDAERDEISISSRLLDTKNAATMNQSLSASDISHTAESYNKFKEEQELKLQEWLRESKEAEDNRG comes from the exons ATGCacagctcctccccctcctccgccgccgtcgcGTATTCTTCCTCGTCTCCATCACACCTCTCCCCAGCAGACGGCTTCCTCTGCG TGAAGGAGGGGGTCGACGAGATGATCAAGCACGTCGCTAATGAGCCCTCCCTCGGGCTCTACTTCGTCCAGCAGCACGCCCAGGCATCCATGCCCATCCTCCTTGACGTCAAG GGCAAGGTTACAGAAAAGACTCGTGAGATAACATTACACACTGAAGATATAGAGGATTCTATTTGCGCTGTGAGGTCCATGGCTGAGTTTGGACTTCCAATTGCTGATGATATGATAAAGGACATAAATAAATCTCTAAAGATAATGTCGAAGACCCAACCAAAGAAGGG GTTAATCCAGAACCCCATTTGGGGGTTCCAATCAGACAAAAGCTCAGAAGCATGGAACGACTTGGACACAACTAATGGTGGAAGTAGCAAGAACTATTTGTCTTCCATGTTGAACACCGCAAAGCAAAAGGCATCGAGTCTCAGATGGCCACAGACTGATTTCGCTATGAACGATGCCGTTAGTGAGAAGTCAGTGTCGTCTACAGCTCAAGAGTCATCACAAGCCGAAGGACATGGTGCGTCAACACCCTCAGATGCAGAAAGGGACGAAATCTCCATTTCAAGCCGTTTGTTGGATACTAAAAATGCAGCCACTATGAATCAGAGCCTATCTGCTTCTGATATCTCCCACACGGCGGAGAGCTACAACAAGTTCAAAGAGGAACAGGAACTGAAACTGCAAGAGTGGCTCAGGGAGTCGAAAGAAGCTGAAGATAATAGGGGTTGA